In the genome of Paraburkholderia azotifigens, the window CGTCGGCGTCGACATCCCCGACACGAGCTTTTGATAAAGCAGGCCTTCGACCACATCGTGATCCGCGACCACGAAGCCCACGCGCAAGCCCGCGCCAATGGTCTTCGAAAAGCTGCCCACATAGATGACGTTCTTCAACTGATCCATCGATGCGAGCGTGAAGTGCGCGCCTTGCACGAGGTCGGCCGAGACATCGTCCTCGACGATCAGGCAGCCGTGGCGTTCGGCGATTTTCAGCACCTTGTAGGCGGCCGCGGAACTGTAACTGGCTCCCGTCGGATTGTGCAGCCGGCTGTTCGTGAAGTAGAGCTTCGGGCGATGCGTCTCGAGCGTGGCTTCCAGCACGGCCACATCCGGGCCCGTGGGCTTCATCGGAATGCCGATGGTTTCGACATCGCGCATGCGCAGCGCCACCAGAAGATCGCTATAGCAAGGCTCGTCCACCATGACGATATCGCCGGGCTGCGTGAACTGGCGAATCACGAGATCGAGTGCCTGATTCGCACCCAGCGTGGTCATGACCCCGCCGACATCGGTTTCGATTTCGTATTCCGCGAGTTGACGCACGATCTGTTCGCGCAGCCGGTCGAAGCCCCGCGCATGCCCATAGCCCAGAAGATGCTCAGGGTGCGCCGCAAGCTGCCTGAGCGAGCGCGCGATGCCTTCGCTATCGAACCATGTTTCCGGAAGCCAGCCCGCGCCCGCATGAATGGCCCCTTCGCTCGCAACGAGGAAATTTCGCACGAGCCATCCGTTCGTGACCTTTTCGTCGAGCTTTTCCGCCGCCTGCGCGGGCGCACCCAGGCGTCGCTCCGATACATAGAAGCCCGAGCCGCGACGCGCCACCAGCACACCTTGCGCGACGAGCCGGTCATACGCCTCCACCACGGTGAAGGTCGACACGCCATGCGCGAGCGCGAACGCACGAATGCTCGGCACGCGCGCGCCGGGCCGCCAGCGCTTCTCGTCGACCTCGACGATGATGCCCGCCACGATCTGCATGGTGAGGGACATCCCGGAACCGGGATCCAGCGAAAGAACGGGCTTCATACGGGGACTCGAAACTTAGGCACATGTGTGTAGGTCACGGAGCCTGTACAGCGATCCGCCAGCTTGCCCAAGTGTACATGTATCTGTGCAGGGTGATTGCCTAAATTGCACTTACCTTATGGCCACCCTTCACCGAACCTCGTATGAACAAGATACGTAATTCCGCAGAGATTCTTTCTCATGGCGATGTCGAGTCCCGGCGCATCGTCCTCGATATCGCCGACGGCACGCTCGAACGTCTGGACAGCTATCGACGCATTCAAAGCATCATGCGTCTCGATGGCGACACGTTGCACATCGGCACGCGCTCGTGGGACCTGTCGAAAAAGCGCAACGTGTACCTGATCGGCGCTGGCAAGGCCTGCAATCACATGGCGATGGCGGTCGATCACGTGCTCGGCGATCGGCTGACGTACGGCATCGCCATCGTGAAGATTCACGAGGAATCGGACCGCTTCAACAAGACGGAAGTGTTCGTCGGTGGTCATCCGCTGCCGAACGAGGAAGGGCATCGCGCGTCGCGCAAGATCATCGAACTTGTGGATCAGGCGGGCCCGGACGATCTCTTCATCGCGGTCATCAGCGGCGGCAGTTCGGCGCTGATGTCCTGTCCCATCGACGGCATCTCGTTGCAGGACGAGATCGATACAACCGACGTGCTTTTGAAGTCCGGCGCAGGCATCTACGAGATCAATGCCGTGCGCCGTCATATCTCGGCACTCAACGGCGGCATGCTGGCCAAACGCATTCAGGCGGTCGGCGCGGAACTGATCGGCTTCGGAATCAGCGATGCGGTCGGTTCTCCCGCCACGGGCGATATCGCCGTGCCCTATGCGGCCTACAAGAGCACGCCGATCGGCCCCGACATGACAACGCTCGACGATGCGCGCGCGACGATCGTCAATCGCGATGTGGCGCATCGCTTGCCCAGGAGCGTCGTCGATTACCTGATGAACGCGGGTCCCGAAGGCGAGACGCCGAAGGCATTCCCCGACAACACCTACTTCCTGCTGAACACGCTGCCGGACTCCTGCATCTACGCCAAAGAAGTCTGCAACGAAATGGGCATTCCGGCGATGATCGTGTCGTCGTTCCTCGAAGGCGAAAGCCGCGACGCCGGGACTTTCCTCGCGTCGATCGCGCGCGAAATCCAGACCTACGGCAATCCGATCAAACCGCCCTGCGTGCTTCTGAGCTCGGGCGAAGTGACGACGCTGATTGATGACAACAGCATCATCAAAGGTCATGGCGGCCCTGGCCAGGAGATGACCGTGAGCTTCGCCATCACCGCGGAAAAGACCCAAGGCGCGTGTCTGCTCTCCATCGACAGCGAAGGAACAGACGGCACGGCAAAGGTCGCTGGCGGGATTGCGGACTCCACCAGCTTCAAGGCCGCCGCCGCAAAGGGAATCAGTCTCTATCAGGCCTTGCGCGAGCATAGCTGTTACGAAGCGCTGTCCGCCATCGACTCAGCCATCTTCACGGGCAACACGGGAACCAATCTGTGCGACCTGAACATCCTCTACGTTCCCGCATCGAAGGAGCGCAAGTAATGGAAGACAAGATTGCCTCCGTTCGCGCGCAGCAAATCATCGACTGCAAATGCCGTCCCGCCGTCGAGGTCGAGATTCGAACCGAAAGCGGCGCCGTAGGACGTGGCGCCGCACCCACGGGTACGTCCGTTGGCATGCACGAGTCATTCGTCCTGCGGGACGGCGATCCGTCAACGTATCAAGGGCTCAGCGTGCACAAAGCCGTGGAAAACGCGGTCAAGATCATCGGGCCCGAGTTGATCGGCATGAACGTCTTCGATCAACGCGCCATCGACGAAAAGATGATCGCGCTCGATGGCACGCCAGACAAGCATCGCCTGGGCGGCAACACCATCTATTCGGCTTCCATCGCGGCCTTTCGCGCCGCGGCCGATGCCCGTGCCATTCCGCTCTACGAACACATTGCTGGCCGTGACATCAGGACCGTTCCCGTGCCCTGCTTCAACGTCGTCAACGGTGGTCGCTACGAAGGCTACACGCAGGCGTTCAACGAGTTTCTCATCGTGCCTTACGACACCGACAGCATCGACTTCTCGATCGAGATGGCCGTGACTGTGTTTCAGAAACTCGGCGATGTTCTGACTGCGTATCTCGGGCATAAGCCGCAAGTGGCGAGCTCCTACGGCTATGCCGCGCCGTCCGAAGATCCGGAAATGATCCTGACGCTGATGCAGAAGGCGATCGACGAATGCGGTTATACGAATCGTATTGCGTTCGCTCTCGACTGCGCATCGAGCGAGATGTATGACAAGCAAACCGGGCGCTATCTCCTGAAGGGAGAGCGTGTTTCTTCGGATGAGCTGATCGCCTACGCCAAATATCTGACGGAGCGCTTCAATCTTGTCTTCATCGAGGACCTGCTCGACGAGAACGACTGGAGCGGCTACAGCCAGGCCGTGCGCGAACTCAAGCGCACCATCGTCCTGGGCGACGACCTCACCGTGACAAGCCTCGAGTTGCTGCGCCGCGCGCACGAGACGCGCGCGGTAGACGGTTTCGTGCTCAAACCTAATCAGGTCGGCACGGTTACGGAAGCCATGGATGCGTACCGCTTCGCGCAAGAGCACGGGATGATCGCCGTGCCGTCGGGCCGTTCCGGTGGTGTCGTCGACGACGTCGTGATGGATTTCTCCGTTGGTCTGGAGGTCCCGTTCCAGAAGAACGGTGCGCCGCGCTCGGGCGAACGCATCGAAAAGTTGAACTTCCTCATGCGCGCCAATGCACGTAGTGCCGCATGTCGTCTTTACGACATCTCGCCGCTCCTGCGTTTTTGATTCGAACCGCTGACCACGCGTCAGACCCCACGCCTTCTTCTGAAGAGGAATCTCCATGTATCCCAAGATCGACTTTCTGTACCTGTCCGAACCCGACATGATCGAAGCCGGTGTTCTCGATGCCGCGCGCTGTGTCTCTGTCTGTGAAGAGACCTTCAGCTTGCTGGGCAAAGGCGACTATCTGATGGGCGGCGCCAATCATAACAATCACGGGATGAACATCGTCTTCCCGAAAGAAACGAAGTTCCCCAACATGCCGGTGGCGGGCCCGGACCGCCGATTTGCCGCGATGCCCGGCTATCTCGGCGGCCGATTCGACGTATGCGGCAACAAGTGGTATGGCTCCAATCACGCCAACGCGCAGAAAGGGCTGCCCCGCTCCATTCTCACGATGATGCTCAACGACAAGGACACCGGCGCGCCGCTGTCGCTTATGTCGGCAAATCTTCTCAGTGCCGCGCGCACCGGCGCGGTGCCGGGCGTAGCCGCCAAATACCTCGTGAACAAAGATGCGAAAACGGCGTCGGTCATCGGCTGCGGCCCGATCAACAAGGCATGCTTCACAGCCATCATGACGCAGCTCAAGGGCATCGAAAAGGTCGTGTGCTTTGACGTATTCCTCGACAAGGCGAACGAATTCGCCCGCTGGGTCGAGGCGACGTACGGGGTCGGCGCCATTGGCGTCGACGAAGCCGAGAAAGGCTTCCGCGATGCCGACGTGATCACCATCGCGGCGTCGCGTCTGAAGCCGCTGTATTTCAAGGACGAATGGATCAAGGATGGAGCCGCCATTCTGGTTTCCGGCCCGTTCAATACGGATGAATCGTTCCTGATGAGCTGCAAGATCGTGTTCGATCACACGCCGTTGCAGGAAGCCTATGTCGAGGATGCCATTGCGTCTGGGAACAAGGATGCTTATTACGGGGGCGTGATCGGCGGCCCGTTCTATCGCCTCATCGATGCCGGCAAGCTTCCTTCGCTTGCCGACTCCACCGGTCTTGGCGATGTCGTTAATGGTGTGAAACCCGGCCGCGAAAACGAGAAGGAGCGCGTGATCTTCATCGCTTGCGGCATGGCCGTGTTCGATATCAGCTGGGGGTTCGAACTGTATCGGAACGCCCTCGACAAGGGTATCGGACAGTCGCTCAACCTTTGGGAAAAGCCGGCACTTTGATTCCGCCTTTGCTCGTAAGCCCCGGTTTTGCCGGGGCCAATGAGATTCGCCCCATGACCGATTAGCTCGACCATGGGGCGAAATGCTTTGCGACATCAGGCGCACGACGCATCGTGTGCCTGCGCAATCAAACGCTCAGCTTCGCGAACTCCGACAGATCGAAGCCTTGAGCATAGGGCTGCGTGTCATCGACGTAATGCTCTCCACGACCGGTGATATAGGCGCGCCCTTCGACGCTCGGATACACCGCATCGAGTCCGCTTTCCAGGCGCGTCTTCGATTCCACGCGGCCAATGAAGCGGCTCAGAATCAGACTCTCGTGACGGAACTCTTCACCCTCGCACAACAGACCGCGCGCGAATCGTTGCGCGACTCGCGCGGACGTGCCCGTGCCGCACGGAGATCGGTCGATGATCAGGTTACCCGCGATCACGACTGCGCGTGCATGTGAGTCGCCGGCGACGGCGCGCCCCGTCCACATGCAATGCTTGACGCCACGAATCTGCGGATTGTCCGGATGAATCACGTCGAGCGCCTGGTTCACGCGTTGCTGAACCTCACGTCCCATTTCCAGCAGTTGCTCAGGCGTGAAGTGTTCGCAACCAGAGAAGTTCTCCTGCACCTCGACGATGGGATAGAAGTTGCCGCCGTATGCGATATCGACTTTGAGTTTGCCGAGCTGGGACACTTCGATCTCGACGTCTTTGTGAAGCAGGAAGCTCGGCACATTTGTGAAGCGCACGGATTCGACCTTATCGCCGTTCATCACATACTTCGCTGTCACCTGACCGGCGGGAACGTCGACCACCACCTGACCCGGCGTCTTCGGCTTGACCAGACCCGATTCGAGCGCGAAGGTCACTGACCCGATCGTCGCGTGCCCACACATCGGCAGACAGCCCGACGTCTCGATGAACAGGAGGCTAAAATCGGCACTAGCGCTCAGAGGCGGATAGAAAATGGTTCCAGACATTTGCCCATGTCCGCGCGGCTCCAGCATCAACGCACGGCGGATCCAGTCGTACTTCTCGACGAAATACAGTCGACGGTGATTCATCGTCGCGCCCTGCAACTCCGGCCCACCGCTCACCACCATGCGCACCGGCATGCCTTCGGTATGGCCTTCAACGCATGAAAAGGTATGTTTTGTCATTGACGTTTCCTGGAAAATCAAACACCAACTCGTGAATCCGCAGCTTGAATGCCGATCGACGTTCCTGTCGCAACGTGCCGAAGATTCACCGCTAAAAAAGAACCCGTGCCGAGGCACGGGCAAACACCCCGCTTATTCGAATCTCAAGGTTCGCTACGCGCGCCACGCGGCACCAAATTCCGCAACTCTGGTGGAAAGAGCATGTCGCGGGCAATGGTGTCGTCGCGTCGCAAGAACTCGGCTGCCTGATGCAGCCCGAAAAAATCGAGAAACTGCGGCGATTGCAAGATCAGCATGTCGAACCCGGGCAGCACGACGTTTCCTCGCGACATGGCGGCACGCAAAAGCGGCGTCGGCTGGTTTTTCATGAGGATGTCGCACACGATCGCCGAGCGCTCGATCCGTTCCGGCGCGATCGGAAGCGGATCATCGGCCTTGAGGCCAAGAGGCGTCGCATTGATGACGACCTCGAAGCCGCCGGGATCGTTTGTCTTCTGCGCGGAGCTCGGAATGCCGTAGCGTTCGGCAACCGAGGACGCCACGCTCTGTGCCTTCGCTTCGTCAATATCGTAGATCGCGATGCGAGCCGCCTCGCCCTCCGCAAGCGCCGCTGCAATCGCGCTGGCGGCACCGCCCGCACCAAGCAGCAGCACCGATTTGCCACGATATTGCATCGAGTAACGATCCATCGACTTGGCGAAACCCGTACCGTCGAACAGGTCGCCGTCCAATTGGCCGTCGTCGCCCCTTCGGATCGCGTTCACGGCATTGGCGGTGATCGCCCCATTCGAACGACGGTCGACAATGCCCGCCGCCGCAGTCTTGTGGGGAATCGACAAAACCATGCCACGTGTCGTTTTCGACTTGAATAGCGATCGGATGGTGCTTTCAAGGTTGACCGGTTCGACGTGCAGCGGAACCATCACCGCGTCGAGGTCGCACAACGGAAATACCTTGTTGAAAATCTCGGGCGTTCTGACCTGCTCGATCGGGTCAGCCACCATGAAAAGAACACTCGTCTTTCCCGTAATCATAGTCTGCTTCATTTGCGATCCTGATTCGTCTGCAAAGACATTCGAAGCCTGTTTGCCTGGAGCCCGATTTCCGGGGAAGGAGCCGAAACCATCAGAATCCTTCGCCCCATGTGTCGCTCAACATGAAACCCGCGCTTAGCGGATCATCGGGATCCACGCCGATCTGTTCGATGCCGTAAATCCACGCGCGCCCCTGAATACGCGGCAGGACGGCGGGCCGCCCGCCTACTTCGGTCCGGCCCAGCATTTCGACCTTGAACTCGCTTCCGATGGTCGATTTCGATTTCAGTTGCGAGCCGACGTCGACCTTGCCGCGAGCGGCCAGCGTCGCAAGGTTGGCAGAGCTTCCTGTTCCGCAGGGCGAACGGTCGATCCGTCCCGGGGGCAACGTCGTGCAGGTCTGATACTCGGTGTCCGACAGCCGGTTGCGGAACATGACATACGCAAGCTGGTTGATTTGCGGATACAAGGGATGCTGCAGCGTCACCTGCTCATTGATGACTGCGCGAAGTTTGACGCCGAGATCGGCGAGTCGACGCGCGTTCTGTGGCGCGATCGTGAGGCCGACCTGTTCGACATCGACGAGGGCATAGTAGACGCCGCCAAAGGCGACATCGACTGCGATAGTGCCGAATTCATCCGTCTCGATGGCCAGGTCGAGGTGTTCTACGAAGGCGGGAACCATGTCCAGCGAGACGCCCACGCATCGGCCGTCCTTGCACGTCGCACGCGCGGTCACAAGCCCCGCTGGGGTGTCCAGCACGACCGTCGTTTCCGGTTCCTGCATTTCCACCATGCCCAATTCGAGCAGTGCCGTCACGACGCAAATTGAATTGCTGCCCGACATCGGATGAGCCTTGTCCGACTGCAGAACGATGAAGCCGGCATGGGCTTCGGGGCGCGTCGGGGGCAACAGCAGATTGACCGACATCTGCAAACATCCACGCGGTTCGAACACGACGAGCCTTCGAATGCTGTCGTCGACCTCATTGATGTAATTCATCTTGTCCAGCATGGTCTTGCCGGGAATGTCGACTACACCTCCGGTGATGACCTTGCCGATTTCGCCTTCGCAGTGAACCCCAACCAGTTGCAGACTTTTCTTCCAACGCATGATTTATCTTCCCATTCCACTTGATAGCCTAACTGCCGGAATCCTTGCTGCGCCGCGTATGTTGCTCATCCAAACCGCCGGGCGCTGAAGGGGGTAAGGTCCTGCTTCGGCGTTCGCCCGGAAGCGAGATCGGCAATGAGCCGTCCGGTTGTCGCGCCCAGCGTCAGGCCCAATTGCCCGTGACCGAGCGCGAGCAGCACGTTCGGCAGACGTTTCGATCGGTCGATGATCGGTTTCGTGTCGGGCAGGAACGGCCGATAGCCCACACCGAACTCATGCTTCGCCGTGTTCAGTTCAGGCAGAACCTTCTTTGCCTTGGCTAATATGATTTCCGCGCGTCTGAAATTCGGCTTTGCATTGCGCCCTGCGAACTCGATTGTCCCGCCAATCTGAAGCCCGCGAAGCATGGGCGTGAAGCAGAAACCGCCGTCCGCGTAGATAACGGAGTGCTTGAACTTGACCTCCGGGTTCCGCACCAGAACCTGGTAGCCGGCGACGGCTTCGAGCGGAGCGTTCACAGCGAGCTGCGAGAAGAAGCGTCGGGAACCCGCGCCTGCCGCAAGGACGACGTGTGCCGCCGGCAGGCTTTCGCCGTTATCGAGCGTTACGCCCGTCGCTTGCCCCGCGTCTTCGTTGATACGCGCCGCGGCGCTTCGCACGCGACGACCACCGTTCGTCACAAAGTTCTCCGTCAACGCCTTCAAGAATGCTTCCGTGTCACTGACGAATCGCCATTGCGGAAGCAGAAAACCGTGTGAAAAGCGGCCCTTGAGCGCGGGTTCAAGATCGTCGATCTCCGCGCGTCCAATGATCTGTGTGTCGAAGCCCAACGACTTTCTCAGTTCGATGTGCGGGCGCTCGTGCTCGACGCCTGCCGCGCTGTCGAACACTTCGAGGATCGGGCGTTGGCCGATTAGCGTATCGTCGTCGATGGAATCGAGCAGGTTTGCGTAGTCCGCGAAGACGTCGCTCGTGAGCGAAGCCATGGCGGTCGCGATATCGACAATCTTCGACTGCCGCGCGCAGGACAGGAAACGCAGGAACCACGGCACGATTCCCGGCAACGCACTTGGCCGCAGCGCGAGCGGGCCTTCCTGATCCATTAGCCATCCCGGCACTTTGAGCAGAATGCCCGGCTTCGACAAGGGAATGATCTCGCCGACAGAAATCTGACCGCAACTCCATTTCGCGGTGCTGTCGCCAGGTGCCGCAGGATCGATGAGCGTCACCTTGAAACCACTTCGCTGAAGATACAGGGCACAGCAGGTTCCGACGATGCCGCCGCCGATGACCACCGCCTGCTGCGGCACCGCAGCGGCCGTTTGCGGAGTGAAATATTGCTCGCGAGGTACCGAATTCATTTTGGTTGTCGTCCGTGCTTCAGGTAGAACTGATGTTCGTATGGCATCAATACGCGAAACGCCGCAGGAATCGCGATTCCACGACCCCGACGAGCCGGGTCAAAGGAAAAGCGACGACGAAGTAGATGATTCCAACGGTAGTCAGAAATTCGAGCGGGCGAGCTGTCGCATTGGAAGCGCTTTGCCCAACGTACATCAGGTCCGCGACGCCCACCGACGAGATCAACGCGCTCTCCTTGAACAGACTGATGATGTTCGACAGAAGCGGGGGAATGGCACGCAACAATGCCTGCGGAAAGATCACATGCAGGATTTTCGTCTGAGGGGAGAGGCTCAACGCAATGCAGGCATCGTGCTGCTCGCCCGAGATCGACTTAAGCGCGCCGCGAAACGTCTCGCTGGTGATCGCAGTCATGTAGAGCGTCAGGGAGATGATGACCGAAAGATATGGCGGGATCGGCAGGCGAAACACCACGGGAAAGCAGAAAAAGATCCAGAAGAGCTGGATGAGAAGCGGCGTTCCGCGAAAAAGCTCCACATAAAGCCACGTTGGCGCCTTGACCCAGCGAGACGGTGACAGGCGAAGCAGGCTGAGAAAAAAGCCGAGCAAGCTTCCCAACACCGCACAACCACTGGTGAACGCGATCGTAAGGCCCAGGCCCTTCAACAGAACGAGCCAGTACGACGCCACAATGCCGAGATCCAGATTCATTTCAATCTCCTTAGCGCGTTACTGCGGCGTCCTGCCGGCGCTCGATAACATGGACAAGTCGCGATATCGGAAGCGATAGCGCGAAGTAAATCAGCGCGACAATCGAATAGGTTTCCAGCGGCCGATAGGCTTCGGTCGCGAGGCTTTTCGCGACATACATGAGGTCCGCCACTGCGACGATCGCAACCAGCGCGCTTTGCTGGAGCGTGCCGATGCCGTTAGTCATCAGTACCGGCAGCGCGCTGCGCAGTGCTTGAGGCAAGACGACATAGAAGGTTCGTTGCCACGGCTTTAGACCCAATGCGACACACGCATCGAGTTGCTCCTTCGGAACCGCCTGCACGCCTGCACGGTAGGCCTCTGCGTTGAAGGCCGTCAGATTCAACCCGAGCGCGAGCACGCCCATCGCGATGGGATCGATGAAGAAGTCGACCATCATCGGAATGCAATAGAAGAACCAGACGATCTGAAGCAGCGCCGGGGTGCAGCGGAAGAACTCGATGAAAAGCTGTGCCGGCCAGCGCACGAACTGCCAGCGGCTCATGACCACCAGGCAGAGAAAGAAACCCAGCACAAGCCCCATGACGTTGGCAGCCAGAGCCAGTTCTAACGTCACCTTCAGGCCCTGAAGAAGAGCGGCCGCGCTTCCCTGGAGAAAACTGAAATCGAATTGGTAGCCCATGTCCGCTCTCTCAATCCAGATGAAGGACTTTCTCGAGGAACTCGCGCGTACGCGCTTCCTTCGGGCATTTGAACATCTCGGCGGGTGCGCCCTCTTCCACCACCTTGCCGCTCGCGCAAAACACGACTCGCGTCGCGATGTCACGGGCGAAGTGCATGTCGTGGGTCACGATGATCATGGCCATCTTCTGCTCGGCCAGTTGCAGCATCACGTTCTGCACTTCGATCACCATCTCGGGGTCGAGTGCAGAGGTCACTTCATCGAAGAGCATCAGCTTGGGCTCGAGCATCAGCGCGCGCGCAATCGCGACGCGCTGCTTCTGACCGCCCGAAAGCTGGCTGGGATACGCGTGCAGCTTGCTTTCGAGACCGAGTCGCGCGAGGTACTTGCTCGCGCGCTCGGTCGCCTCGGCCTTGCCGAGACCGAGTGTCTTCACCGGCGCCAGGATCAGGTTGCCCAGCACGGAGAGGTGCGGAAAGAGCGTGTAGTGCTGGAACACCATGCCGATCTGCTTTTGCAGCTTCGAATCGATCCGTTTGCCGCCGACATCGGCACCACGAATGTAAGGCTTTCCCTGAAACGTGATCTCGCCGCCCTGGACACCCTCCAGGCCCATCATGACGCGAAGAAGAGAACTCTTTCCGCTGCCGCTGGGGCCAATCACGACCAGTCGGTCGTCGGCGCGCATGTTCAGGCTCATCCGATCCATGACGACCAGGTTTTCGCCATACGACTTGTACACGTTCTTCAACTGTACAAAATCGCCTGACACCGACGACAAAGACGCGATGGTCCGGGAATTGTTCGGGTTCGCCATCGGTTCTGCTTGTGTCTGAGATAACATGATGAGGACTTCCTCCTGCGAAGCGCAACGCGGGCGCTCGGGACTCCAATCAGATATACGAAAGTCCGACCGGCCACTTCCGTCGTCCGAATCCGATGACGGAACCGCGATGAACGCGGTTCCGTCTACTAGCACCGATCACCTGGTGGTGGATATCGTCTCTTTAACCGACGCATCGACCAGTTTGGTCACTGCACCGGATTGCTTCTGCTGCTCGATGAACTGATTGAGAACGGCGACGTCCGCGGGCGGCGTATCCTTGCGAATACCGAAGCAGATACCTTGCTGTGCCAGCAACGGATTCGGCTTGAAAGCGACAGCCCAGTCCGGGTGAGCACGCGTCAGCAGCAGGTTTGTCATGTTGTCATCCGCAAGCAAGTCCGCGCGTTTGGACATCAGAGCAAGGCGCGTTTCGTCGAAGCCCGGCAGACGCATGATCGTCGCCTGCTTCAGGACGGCGGAGATCGCTTTGTCCTGCGCCGTACCGGACATCACCGTGACCGTCGTGCCGGGCTTGTCGATGTCGGCAATCGAATTGATCGACTTCGGCAACTTCGGGTTGTTCTTGTTGTAGGCAAACGTCACGCTGTAGTCGACAACCGGCTCCGAGAAGGAGATGGCCTTTCTGCGCTCGGGCGTGTCATTCAGAGAGAGCGACATGTCCCACTTCTCGGACTGAAGTCCGGCAACGATATTGTCCCAGGTCGTGTCGACATACTCGACCTTCACCTTGAGTACCTTTTCGCCAAACTGGCGGCACAGATCTGGAAAGATGCCGCTGTATGTATCAGTCTTCGGGTCTTTCATCGTGTACGGCGGCGACGTGGCGACACCGCAGCGGAGAACGCCGGCCTTTTTCACGCTCTGCCAGCTACCAGCGTCCTGCGCGTATGCCGTCGAGCTCGTAGCAAGTGCGCCTACAGCAATCGCACAGACCAACGCGCGACCAAGAATCTGAGAAATCCGCAGCATTTTCAACCTCAGCAATTTAGGGGTTAAGTCAATACAGTGATCAGGTCCTGCTGGTTTTTGCCTACTTGAGTTCAAAAATTCCATCGAGCTCGACCGCCACGCCTCGCGGCAACGAAATACAACCGACTGCGGCTCGGGTATGCCTGCCTGCATCGCCCAGCACGGCGACCATGAGATCGGACGCGCCGTTGATGACCTTCGGATGGTCGGTAAAGTCTTCGGCTGCGTTGACGAAGCCGCCAAGCCGGACACAGCCCGCAACGCGACTGAAATCGCCTTCTACCGCGCGATCGACCTGCGCGAGCATGTTGACGGCGCAGAGTCGCGCGGCCGCCTGTCCCTCTTCGAGCGTGACGTTTCGGCCGAGCTTGCCGACGTATTGATCCACGCCGTCGAGCACCGGTACCTGGCCCGACACGTACAGGAGATTCCCCACCTTCTTGACCGGGAGAAAATTCGCTCCCGGCTTCGGCGCGGATTGAGGCAATTCGATGCCCAACTCAGCCAGGCGATCTTTCAGACTTTGATTCATCGGGTTCTCTCCTGATGTCACTTCGCGTTGCGTGCGGCGTCCGAACGCGCCCGGTCGATCCGGTCACCGTCGAACACCACCTTGTGGCGCTGCTCTGCGTATTCGCGCGAGATCTTGCCGTTCGCGAGGTCCGCTTCGATTTTGTCGAGGGTTCGTTTCATCGGATTGCCGTAACCACCGCCGCCGGCCTGCTCGTGGCGGATGATCGCGCCACGATGGAGCGTCCGCGTGAACTTGCTGGGAAGCGGGGACAATCCTTCT includes:
- a CDS encoding RidA family protein, whose product is MNQSLKDRLAELGIELPQSAPKPGANFLPVKKVGNLLYVSGQVPVLDGVDQYVGKLGRNVTLEEGQAAARLCAVNMLAQVDRAVEGDFSRVAGCVRLGGFVNAAEDFTDHPKVINGASDLMVAVLGDAGRHTRAAVGCISLPRGVAVELDGIFELK
- a CDS encoding substrate-binding periplasmic protein; translated protein: MLRISQILGRALVCAIAVGALATSSTAYAQDAGSWQSVKKAGVLRCGVATSPPYTMKDPKTDTYSGIFPDLCRQFGEKVLKVKVEYVDTTWDNIVAGLQSEKWDMSLSLNDTPERRKAISFSEPVVDYSVTFAYNKNNPKLPKSINSIADIDKPGTTVTVMSGTAQDKAISAVLKQATIMRLPGFDETRLALMSKRADLLADDNMTNLLLTRAHPDWAVAFKPNPLLAQQGICFGIRKDTPPADVAVLNQFIEQQKQSGAVTKLVDASVKETISTTR